The Brevibacterium atlanticum genome segment AACTCCGGCGGCGAGCAGGGCTGCGGCACCGAAGAAATGGTCCCAATGATCATGGGTGAGAACCAGGTCGACGGGCGGCACGATTCCGTGCTCATGCTCGCTGAGTGCGGCGACTCGGTCGATGAGATGGCGGGCCGCGGCAGGCCCGGGGCCGGCGTCGACGATGAGGCAGCGCTCCTCGCCGATGACGAGCCCGCAGCTGACCCCGGCCGGATCGAGACTGATGACATGCACACTGACCATGGTCGAAGTCTAGAATGGCGACAGGCGGCCAATCCACCGATGAGCCTGCCGACGGCGACGATGGAGTGCACAGATGGACATCACGAGGATCCGACCCGGGGACCACGACGGGGCTGCGATCGAGGCCGTCCTGCCCGAAATCCTCGCCTTCGACACACAGATCAATCATGCTTCGGGACTCGGGGAGGATTTCGATCCGCGGGAAGCCGAACTGCGCCGTGAGCTGAGTTCGTCGACCGCCTATGAGACTCACACGACGTGGATCGTCCGACTCGGTGGGTCCATAGTGGCCAAAGGCGTGGCATTTCTGCCTCTGTCCGACAACCGTGACACCGCAGAGCTGTGGTGCGCGGTCCACCCTGCCCACCGAGGTCAGGGGATCGGCGGGCGGCTGCTCACCGTCATGGAAGAGGAGATGCGGATCGACGGACGCACTCGCTTGACGAGCTATTGCGAGCTTCCGGCGACGGTGCGCGACGCCGCACCTGGACGGGCCCATCTGGCAGCCCAGATCGGGAAGGGATCCTTGCCGAGCGGACAGCCCGACGTCGCTTTCCTCCACCGGCACGGCTATTCGTTCATCCAACTCGAACGCTGCTCGGTCGCAGCTGCCGGGGGGGCGGAAGAGCTCAGCGGAGATCCGATCGGCGATGAGGCGGCCGACGGCTACGTCATCGAGACCTGGCAGGGTCCGACGCCCGAACATCGCCTCGACCAGGTCGCTCTGCTGCACCAGCGGATGTCGACGGATGTGCCGGGAGCCGCGGAGTTCGGCGACGAGGAGGTCTGGGACGCCGATCGGGTCAGAACCCTGGACGCAGAACGGACGGCCAGCGCCGAGGTGCTCACCACGTCTCTGGCTCTGCTCGGGCAGACTGCGGCCGGATTCACCGAGGTCGCGCACTCGGCAGACCGACCGCAGGTCGGTTGGCAGGGGTCGACCATCGTCGCCCGCGAGCACCGAGGGCACCGCCTCGGCGCGCGATTGAAGTTCGCGACCCTCGTCGCGCTGGGTCGGGAGTCGTCGGTCGAGAGGATCTACACGTGGAATGCGGTCGAGAATTCGTGGATGCTCGCGATCAACGACGCTGTGGGGTTCGAGACCTGGGCGTGGGTAGGAGTGTGGAGGAAGGTGCTCGAGGCGCCGGGCACGGACGACGGGGCGTGACAGTGGCCGCTGGGCCGGAGGCTGCGGCGACCGGGAGACGAATGCAGGCTTGCAGGACTTGACCCGATGCTATAAGCTTGATATTTGCATCGTTCTGCCTGTGGTGTGCCTTCATATAGCGGGGGGCACGTCATTTCCACTCAAGTGAACCACGTCGATGCCGGGAGTCGAAATCCGACACACCTTCGGCTCGGCGAAGCGAAGACGAGTGGGCAGACGACGTATCAGATGGTGAAGCACTCGGAAGGAACCAATTGGCCGCCGCCAACGACAACACCAGGACCGCTAATCCCCCCAAGAGAATTTCCTTCGCGAAGATTCGCGAACCTCTCGAGGTTCCCGATCTGCTCGGTCTGCAGACGGACAGCTTCGACTGGCTGATCGGATCGGAGGCGTGGCAGGACCGCGTCGCCGAGGCCATTGAGATCGGTGACGACTCCGTTGCGACGACCTCGGGACTCGAGGACATCTTCGAAGAGATCTCGCCGATCGAAGACTTCGGCGGATCCATGTCGCTGTCGTTCCGCGAGCATCGGTTCGAAGCTCCGAAGTACTCGATCGACGAGTGCAAAGAACGCGACATGACCTACTCGGCGCCGCTGTACGTCACCGCCGAGTTCATGAACAACAACACGGGCGAGATCAAGAGCCAGACAGTGTTCATGGGTGACTTCCCGCTCATGACCGACAAGGGCACGTTCATCGTCAACGGCACCGAGCGCGTCGTCGTCTCGCAGCTCGTCCGTTCGCCCGGCGCCTACTTCGAATCCAGCGTCGACAAGACCACGGACAAGGACATCTTCACTGCGAAGATCATCCCGTCGCGCGGTGCCTGGCTCGAGTTCGAGGTCGACAAGCGCGATCAGGTCGGCGTCCGCCTCGACCGCAAGCGCAAGCAGTCCGTGACCGTTCTGCTCAAGGCCCTCGGCTGGACCGAAGCGAAGATCCTCGAGGAGTTCGGCGAGTTCGAGTCCATCCGCGAGACGATGGCCAAGGACACCGTCAACACGCAGGACGAAGCGCTGCTCGACATCTACAAGAAGCTGCGTCCGGCAGAGCCGGCGACCGCCGAGGCGGCCCGCAACCTGCTCAACAACCTGTACTTCAACCCGAAGCGCTACGACCTGGCGAAGGTCGGCCGCTACAAGGTCAACCGCAAACTCGGCGTCGAAGCCCCGCTGTCCGATTCGGTGCTCTCCACCGAGGACATCGTGGCGACCATCCGCTACCTCGTGTCGCTGCACGCCGGTGTGGAGACCGCCAAGGGCACCCGCGACGGCGAAGAGGTCGACCTGTCCGTCAAGCTCGACGACATCGACCACTTCGGCAACCGCCGCATCCGCGCCGTCGGTGAGCTCATCGAGAACCAGATCCGCACGGGTCTGTCCCGTATGGAGCGCGTCGTGCGTGAGCGCATGACCACCCAGGACGTCGAAGCGATCACCCCGCAGACCCTGATCAACATCCGCCCCGTAGTGGCTGCGATCAAGGAGTTCTTCGGCACCTCGCAGCTCTCCCAGTTCATGGATCAGAACAACCCGCTCGCGGGTCTGACCCACAAGCGTCGTCTCTCCGCACTGGGACCGGGCGGCCTCTCCCGCGACCGCGCCGCTATGGAAGTCCGTGACGTGCACCCCTCGCACTACGGCCGCATGTGCCCGATCGAGACCCCCGAGGGTCCGAACATCGGCCTCATCGGTTCGCTGGCCTCCTACGCGCGGATCAACCCGTTCGGCTTCATCGAGACTCCGTACCGCAAGGTCATCGACGGAGTCGTGACCGACCAGACGCAGTACCTGACCGCCGATGACGAACTCGAGTACAACATCGCGCAGGCCAACGCTCCGCTGACCGACGAGCAGCGCTTCGCCGAGGTCGAGGTCCTGGCCCGTCCGAAGGGCGGCGGCGGTGAGGCCGAGCTGGTCCAGTACGACCAGATCGACTTCATGGACGTCTCCGCACGTCAGATGGTGTCCGTGGCGTCGGCCCTGATTCCGTTCCTCGAACACGACGACGCCAACCGTGCCCTCATGGGTGCGAACATGCAGCGTCAGGCCGTGCCGCTGGTGATGGCCGAATCTCCCGTCGTGGGCACCGGCATGGAGTACCGTGCCGCCG includes the following:
- a CDS encoding GNAT family N-acetyltransferase; protein product: MDITRIRPGDHDGAAIEAVLPEILAFDTQINHASGLGEDFDPREAELRRELSSSTAYETHTTWIVRLGGSIVAKGVAFLPLSDNRDTAELWCAVHPAHRGQGIGGRLLTVMEEEMRIDGRTRLTSYCELPATVRDAAPGRAHLAAQIGKGSLPSGQPDVAFLHRHGYSFIQLERCSVAAAGGAEELSGDPIGDEAADGYVIETWQGPTPEHRLDQVALLHQRMSTDVPGAAEFGDEEVWDADRVRTLDAERTASAEVLTTSLALLGQTAAGFTEVAHSADRPQVGWQGSTIVAREHRGHRLGARLKFATLVALGRESSVERIYTWNAVENSWMLAINDAVGFETWAWVGVWRKVLEAPGTDDGA
- the rpoB gene encoding DNA-directed RNA polymerase subunit beta, encoding MAAANDNTRTANPPKRISFAKIREPLEVPDLLGLQTDSFDWLIGSEAWQDRVAEAIEIGDDSVATTSGLEDIFEEISPIEDFGGSMSLSFREHRFEAPKYSIDECKERDMTYSAPLYVTAEFMNNNTGEIKSQTVFMGDFPLMTDKGTFIVNGTERVVVSQLVRSPGAYFESSVDKTTDKDIFTAKIIPSRGAWLEFEVDKRDQVGVRLDRKRKQSVTVLLKALGWTEAKILEEFGEFESIRETMAKDTVNTQDEALLDIYKKLRPAEPATAEAARNLLNNLYFNPKRYDLAKVGRYKVNRKLGVEAPLSDSVLSTEDIVATIRYLVSLHAGVETAKGTRDGEEVDLSVKLDDIDHFGNRRIRAVGELIENQIRTGLSRMERVVRERMTTQDVEAITPQTLINIRPVVAAIKEFFGTSQLSQFMDQNNPLAGLTHKRRLSALGPGGLSRDRAAMEVRDVHPSHYGRMCPIETPEGPNIGLIGSLASYARINPFGFIETPYRKVIDGVVTDQTQYLTADDELEYNIAQANAPLTDEQRFAEVEVLARPKGGGGEAELVQYDQIDFMDVSARQMVSVASALIPFLEHDDANRALMGANMQRQAVPLVMAESPVVGTGMEYRAAVDAGDVIVAEKSGVVTEVSADYVTVLADDGTQLTYKASKFKRSNHGTSYNQRILVDEGDRVETGAVLADGPSTENGEMALGKNLLVAFMSWEGYNYEDAIILSQRLVQDDVLSSIHIEEHEVDARDTKLGAEEITRDIPNISPDALADLDDRGIIRIGAEVTDGDILVGKVTPKGETELTPEERLLRAIFGEKSREVRDTSLRVPHGEIGTVIGVRVFDREDDDELSPGVNQMVRVYVAQRRKITIGDKMAGRHGNKGVISTILPVEDMPFLADGTPVDVILNPHGVPRRMNIGQVFEIHLGWISKQGWKIEGNPEWAAELPQAAREAEAGTNLATPVFDGAHEQELRGLLDSTTPNRDGDRLIDNSGKAQLFDGRSGEPFPYPISVGYMYMLKLHHLVDDKIHARSTGPYSMITQQPLGGKAQFGGQRFGEMEVWALEAYGAAYTLQELLTIKSDDIPGRVKVYEAIVKGENLPDPGIPESFKVLIKEMQSLCLNVEVLSSDGGQVEMGESEDEVYRAAEELGIDLSRREAQTVEEV